GCTCTGGCACGCGCCGCGCGGCCGAACTCAGTTCGAGTGCTCCGGCACGATTATTTTCGGGCCGGCCGGGAGATTATCCTTTTCCAGCTCGATCTCACTGGTCCCGGGATGCTCGACGCCGGCCTTGCCCTCCGTGAACTTGTCTACGCCTTCGATCTCGAAGAGGCACTTGTCGTTGCGGTAGTGCATCGGCAGGGTCACTGCCGGCGCCAGCCGCTTCCAGATGCGCGTCGCCGCCGCGGCGTCGATGGTAAAGAATCCGCCAACCGGGATTAGCAGCACGTCGACGGCGCCGATGGCGGCGGCCTGCTCCTCGGAGAGCTCGTGGCCGAGATCGCCCATGTGACAGATGCTGATGCCGTCGGCCTGAATGATGAAGACGATGTCGTTGCCGCGTCTGCTTCCACCCTCGGAATCGTGGAACATCTGCAGGCCGCGGATGCTGAAGCCCGCAGCCTCGGTCAGCTCCGTTGCTTCCCTCAGGATTAACTGCGCGCCCTTGACCGCCTCGACATTGCCGTGATCGGCGTGCCCGTGACTGACAGTGACCACGTCCGGAGACAGTCCCGGCGTTTCTTCCAGCGGCTTATACATCAGCCTGCCCGGATAGTTACTGGAATCGTAGGGATCGGTCAGCAGACTGGCGCCGGAACCGGCGGTAATCAAAAAGCAGCTGTGTCCCAGCCACTTGATCTTCATTAGCTTCCCTTCGTGAATCCCGCCATGCGGCCACGTCACGCGGCTTCAAGCTAGACGGGCAATCCTATAGTTCTTCCGGCAGCTCCCGCAGCTCCTGCAGCGAGAACACCGGCCCGTCGGTGCAGACATATTTGGGACCGAGGTTGCAGCGGCCGCAGATGCCGATGCCGCATTTCATCCGCCGTTCAAGCGTAGTATAAATCTGTTCTTCCCGGAAGCCCATTTTGCTTAAACTCTGCAACGTGAACCTGATCATGATCGGC
This genomic window from Actinomycetota bacterium contains:
- a CDS encoding MBL fold metallo-hydrolase — protein: MKIKWLGHSCFLITAGSGASLLTDPYDSSNYPGRLMYKPLEETPGLSPDVVTVSHGHADHGNVEAVKGAQLILREATELTEAAGFSIRGLQMFHDSEGGSRRGNDIVFIIQADGISICHMGDLGHELSEEQAAAIGAVDVLLIPVGGFFTIDAAAATRIWKRLAPAVTLPMHYRNDKCLFEIEGVDKFTEGKAGVEHPGTSEIELEKDNLPAGPKIIVPEHSN